ACGTGCATCGACCGGCCCGTCGCGCTCCTCCGCGGACGCCGAGCCCGACACGCTCGCATCCTCGTCCGCCCCGCATCTCCCGGCATCACCGACGGAGCTCTCGGTAGATGATCGGCGCGCCGCGCTCCCCCCGTCGGCCGAGGTGGGGGCGGGAGATGCGGACGAGGGGAGGACGGCGCTGGGCGACGCGGGTCCGTACCGCACGGACGCGGGGGATGTAGTTGCGCGGGAAGAAGATGCGGGAGACGAGGATGACTACCTGGCGCCGCTGCGGGCGCGGTTCCGGGCCGGGCTTCCCGTGCGTTTGGAAGCCATGGAGGAAGCCGCGCGCGACGGCGACCTGCCCACGCTGATCCGCGAGGTGCACAAGCTGCGCGGCGCGGCGGCCGGGTACGGCCTTGACGACGTTTCCGAATCGGCAGGCGACGCGGAGGAGCGGCTGCGCGAGGGCGCCGGGGCGGACGACGCATCCGTGAAAGCGCTCGCGACGCTGGTCCGGGCGGTCATCTCCGGGGAGCGGAACGGATGACGCGGTTCCGAATGGGACCGCTGTTCCGTTCCGGAACGCCTGTGTTCCCGATTGGAAACTTCCGCCGTGGCCGGTTCCGGCCTCGTCCGAGCATAAGTAGTTGCGGAGTATACGGTTGAGTGCAGAGGGGCACGTGGGCCGGTCCTTGCGAAGGAGGGGCACGCACCCACTAGCCACCGCATCCATGAGCATGCCGCTTAAACCCACCCTCGCCATCGCCGACGACGACGCGCTCCAGTCCGAGCTGCTCGCCGCCTGGCTGGAACAGCACGGCTACGACGTCCTCCGCTTCGACTCCGGCGATTCGCTGGTCAGCTGGGCGTCGGACACGCCCAGCTACGTGGACGCCTTCCTGCTGGACATCGACATGCCCGGCCGGGACGGCTTCCAGAGCTGCATCGACCTCAAGAGCATCGCCATCTACTCCGGCACCCCGGCGGTCTTCGTCAGCTCGGTGTGCCCCGAGACCGTGACCGAGCGCGTGAGCGCCGCCGGCGGGTCGTGGATGGTGCGCAAGGACGCCGACCTGCTGCCGCGCCTCACCTCGTGGCTCCAGGACAACCTCCGCCGGCCCGTTCCCGCGTAGCTTCGGGCGAACGTCGCCGGCCCGCCGCGCGGTGTGCGCGGCGGGCCGGGAGCGGCGTGCGGTGCGGGCGAGGCTGGGTTCTATGCGTGCTTCCCGGCGACCTGCCGCCGGTCCTGATGGCACCGCGCCCGCCGGAGCTCCGGCGGGCGCGGTGTGGTGTTCACTGGCAGACGAACGTGGGGCCGTTGCAGGCGCGGATGGGCCGCGTCTCGGTA
This is a stretch of genomic DNA from Longimicrobiaceae bacterium. It encodes these proteins:
- a CDS encoding response regulator, with product MPLKPTLAIADDDALQSELLAAWLEQHGYDVLRFDSGDSLVSWASDTPSYVDAFLLDIDMPGRDGFQSCIDLKSIAIYSGTPAVFVSSVCPETVTERVSAAGGSWMVRKDADLLPRLTSWLQDNLRRPVPA